A stretch of DNA from Peromyscus maniculatus bairdii isolate BWxNUB_F1_BW_parent chromosome 7, HU_Pman_BW_mat_3.1, whole genome shotgun sequence:
CCCCACCAAAGCCCCTTCTCCTTTAGGGCAGTGGAGTAGGGCTTCCATGCTGAGGCTCAGGGGCGTCCCTTGGACGAAGGGGACAGTTGGGAGCGGGGGAGGCTAGAACAGGACAAAGGGGGTCATGGCCAGGGTCTGCCCCCACACCCAGACTCTCATTTTGGGCCCTCCTGAGAATATAAAATGGGCAACTGAGCTGGGtgctatacatacatatgtacatacgtgtgtgtgtgtgtgtgtgtgtgtgtgtgcgtgtgcgtgtgcgtataCACGTCTGGGCAAACAGTTAGATCCCTTGTATCCTAAGTTCTTTTCAAGTCATACAAGGCCCCTAGGTGCCCGGTGTCCCTACTTTGCTGCCCCTGGAAACGGGAATAGATGGAGTTTTCCCActctagtcctggctgttctggccCAGGAGAGAAGGTTCCCATGGATGAGTCTGAAGCAAGCCCTAGCTGGACAGAATCTGGTCCCAGGATCAGTTCCTCCCATCCAGTGGGCCCAGTGTGGGAGGGTCTGAGAGCTGCAGTGGGTACCTGTGCCCAGGAAAAGCACCTCATAGCGCCCATCAGCTGCATCCACCTGGTCCACAGCGACAGTGGTGAGGCGGTAGGGTGCACCTGTACGGACCACCAGGGGTCGCCGCTGCAGCGGGTACACAGCCTGGTACATGAGTGGATGGCTGCGCATGAAGTTGATCACTTCATCAGGATAATCTTTAGTGGACTTCATTGACGGCGTAAAGGTTCCACCAGGGCACTGCAGGCAGATAATGAGGGTCAGTCTGAGGCGGTCCAGGCGGGGCACGTGGACCCATTAGCTCAGGAGAAGCTTCCACACTGTCCCTACAtctacctgtttctctctccaaaccctttcCCGAGCTCTGCCTTCCACCAGATCTGTCCTGCGTCATGACCTTGTGGTAGCATTTGGCTGAACTAACCACTCCcttcccatgtccccatccccacccagctgtctccttcctctctggctgtcctggttcCATTGCTCTTTCCTGTGCAGCTGGGCTGCTGGCCTCCAGATCTTGACACACACTAGGCAATGCTTTCTCTACCCGAGTGCTGTTCCTTCTGCTTTGGGCTCAGCCTGTCATCCTTCCAACTCCAACTTCCTTCTGGAAGGAAGCCTTCCCAGACCCCTTCCAAGACCAGCTTCCCCGTACCCGTACTGACCCCATGGTCCCATCTGCCACTGCAGATGTTAGgtcagatcatgtctcagctctCACACTCAGTCTCCTGTGGCAGCCCACCCAGGTCATACCCAGACAAACTGAGATAGTTCCCAATGAGGCAGAGTAGGTGTGGCTTGATCCTGCCCATTCCTCATTACCTTTCCTGTTGTTAGCCGGCCAAACTGACTTCAGCTTACCTCCAGCTTTGCCTCAAAGATTCTTCCCTCTAAACTTCACCTCCCAAAAGGCTTCCTAGAGTACCCTCCAGGGGGCAGCCCACCACACCAGGCCCCTATCCTCCTCAGAACCCTGGGAGGCCGCTTTCTTTACAGCCTGATGTGTGAAtagtagttttctttctttcttttatttatttatttattttttttgagacagggtctctctacatagcctgggtgttctagaactcactatgtagaccaactggccttgacctcacagagatccgcctgcctctgcctcccaagtgctgggatcaatgtgtgccaccatgcccggctgtgAATGTCGTCTTCTAAGTGTGGTGTGTTCCACTGCCCTTGTTGACTGGGAGCGTCACTATAGTGGAGCCCATGTCTGCAGGGGGCCGGAATAGGCCTCTTAAAGTCAAGTAGAGAGGCTAGGAAGAAGGCTCagatgagcactggctgctcttctagaagtccAGGGttaatgcccagcacccacgctgaggtttacaaccatctgtaactccaggggatctgaagccctcttcagGGCTCTGTaagaaccaggcatgcatgtggtgcgcagacatacatgcaggccaagcacccatacacatacagaaacaaaacaaaacaacccccagcccccccccccaaaaaaaaaccctgaggacacgccttcaatcccagcacttgagaggtagaggcaggcagatcgttATTGAGTTTGAGCCAAGCTtgatccacatagtgagttccaggccagccagggataaacagtgggaccctgtctcgGGACAGGGATGGAAAAAAAggatggggggtggtgggggtggtggtgggggtgccggcggcggcggcgcacgcctttacccagcactcaggaggcagaggcagggggatctctgagttctgattccaggccagcctggtctacaaaaagaagagaaacacatggAGCTACTTACTGTGCCAGGCCGGGGATAGGGCATCTTTCCTGAGAACGGCATCCACTGGTAGTTGGGGCCTTCCTTGTGAGCAAAGGGCCCATTGAAGACCATGCGGATGTCAGCCATGGAGTAGACACACACAGCAGAGCCTCGGAACACGGAGCTGTGTGCAAGCACGTCACTGCTATGCCCAGGACAGACCCTGGACCCATGGCCCTCTCCAGCCCACGTCCACCCCACAGCTTGCAACCATGCCAGGGTCCTACACGGTCACACCCCCCACCAATCCTGCCACTGCTTGCCCTGACTCCAGCCTCACCCTGAGGAGGTAAAAACAGCATAAATGACCGGGTTCCTGACATCCTGGGTCTGCTGGACAAACACATCCTCTGTAAAAAAAAGGGAGGAGGTATTGGGGACACTGCCTGAGAGAGAAGTCCCATGCAGCCTGCCCACTCCTGCCCACAGGAGGCCCCTAAAGGCACCCTGACCCCTGATCCGGCCGCCATCCCTCCTGCTAGAGGACCCAGCTTGCTTGTGGAGCACTCACGGAGTTCATCGAAGTGGGTCTCAATACCGTCCTCGCCTGGCACAGAGCAGACGAGCCGCGCCTTCAGGAATGTGCTCCACTTGTTGACTAGGCAGCAGTGGCCACCGTCGTCATTCTGGGGGTGGGAGCAGGCAGCCAGATTAGATCAGCTCATTCACCCCAAGACTGGCTGGAGCAGGTCTGGGGAGCGGCAGCAGGGTTTGACGGGCACTTACGAGGCAGATGCGCCCGATGCGGGCGTACACAGCGGGGTTCTGAGGAGCCTCGGCGGAGCGCTCCCGGAAGAAGAAGTAGAGCTTGTCGTCATTGCGCTCCGCACTGTCAGGGATGAGCTCAGCGTGAATGAATGAAGGGTCTGCGGGTAGACAGGCGGGCAGGGGTCAGCAGCATGGAACCTGGCTCGGTTTCTTCTTCTCCAACAGAATCCCCAACAGGAAACCAGCCCCGCCCCAAGCTGGCCAGTCGGTCTGGGAACTCTCCCCAAGGCATGCTTCTGTGGATGTCCTTGCGCGTCCCAGCCACACCCCCACTGAGGCCTCGGGGGTGCAGCTCACCATTGAGCCACCGGGAGTTGTACTGATCTGTGCGCATGGCCGTCTGCTTTCCAAGCGTGCGGAAGATGGCTGCGTCAGTGCCCATAAAATCGATGTAGACGCCTGCGTAGAGCTCCTCGTCTGTAGGAGGGTCAGTGGGTCAGTCAGGGGACTGCTCAGTCTCAGGGACCCCCAGGCAGAGTCCTGGCCCCCTTCCAGCCGCCCAGGGCATGATCATATCTTCTGTTAAGTGTTTACAGTCGGGTCTGGGAGGAGGCCTGAATAGCCCATTCCTGTGGCCCTCCTACCCTGGCTTATCTCAAGCTGCTAACCTGAGCTCACTTCACACAGAGTGGGGAAGGCATGCCAATGCCATCCTATAGGATTTCTACCACACAATCACAACGGGCCTAAATTAGAGCCTCAAACGCACAGATTACAATGTAGCAATCTAGTAAAACAATTAGGAAGTAATACATTTTGAGCACTCACTATATTTTGTTGCCATTACTTCTGTTTTAATACAACTGATTTGGTTGTGAgcctttataatttaattttcaacAATAGCTGTGTTTAACAACTGGATCACAAAAATTCCTGAAAATGTAGGGGCTGAGTAATGTTTTCCTTCTGAGACTCTCCAGGGTAAACCCTGCCTTCCCCCAATTATATTCCCTGGTCTGGactctgctttctcattcaccAAGAGGAGAACACCCGCCCGGCCACACCCAAGGGCCTTCCCCAGGCTCGCAGGTGGCATAGCACCTGCCGCTGCTCTGTGAGAGGCCCTGGGGATGCACAGTAtggacagtcagaaagcagacagaGTGTAAAACCGGGGGCAAGCTCCCCAAGCTGCAAGCAGGTGCGGCAGCCGCTGTCCACAGGACACTTCCTGGAGAAGAGGCCCCCCACTCTCCAAGACACCTGCACAGTCCAGAAACAGGTCCTCCCCAGCTGGTCGGGGTACTTGGTTGGGGTACTGTGTGTGGTGCTTCTGAGTCAGCCTCTTCCAGTCTCCTCGACATATAAAGGAGCTATGGGACCCCTCACCCCACTCTCAGTACAAACTCAGCTTATCTCTCTTCTAGGCAACCCATGGCTCCAAGGGTTCTAGGCTTGGCGAAGACCCCGCTTGGTATCTCAGGGGAAGACCTTAGTGTCCCATCCAGAAGGCCGGATGGAGGCTTATAGAACTTAAGCTCTGCCTCTCAGCTCATCCGAGTCTGTACCGTACCCCCAACCCCTCCAGGTATGTCCCCACTGGGGGCCAAGGGAACATGGTCATGGTCTCTGACGTGGTCAACTCTGTTAGTAACCCTCCTCATTCTAGTGGTAAAGGCTACATACTGATGCCATAGGACCAGGATGGAGTAAAGGAACTCACTGATAAGGGCTGAGGCTGTGTCCAGCTTGGGGTCATATGGACATTTGCCCTTCCCTGACTCGAGTCTCTCAGGCTCCAGGTAGAAGATGTAATCCTGCAGGGTAGAGGAGGGCTCAGCACATCCCGGCAAGTCCCACAGACAAGGAGACCAAATTCCATAAGGTTCCTAGGGCACCCGAAGGGACACCCTGAGCCCGCCCCCTCCGCACACCCTCGGGGTCCCCAGAATTCCCGTCAGCCAGGTCTCCTGGGGCAGGTCCATGGTATTTCCAAGGGAAATAATTTCTGATCTTATGCCTCAGGCAAACACTAAGAATCGAGTCTCAGAGGTCCAGGTCTTAGGGACCACAGGCTGGGCTTATACAGGCTAAGTCCCTCCATGCCAACAAGCTCAGGAAGATGCCTGCTAGACCCCCCTGGGCTCCAGAGGCCTGACACCTGGAGCTACAGCTGCCTACCCTGGGCCAGTGAGGGGCTGCAGACCTGGGAGGACAGGGGGCACAGTTCAAGGGCTGGGGTCCTGTTCTCCTAGCACCAGGTCCAAACAGGGAGTCTAAGATACGTCTCCAGACTTTTTGCTCTACCTGTGGACCTCAGGATGGACCAAAAGGTCACGGGTTTTCTGCTCTGCCACATCTCCCCAGAGAGCCACgttgtggggtgggtggggagacagATGAGACCGTGGAATTCACAAAAACAACAGCCATCTTTCCCCACACCACCCACTTCACCCCAGGAGATGCTGGGGGGAGGCCTGTGAAGTCTCTGGGACCGGGGTGAGCTCACAGGCCTGGTGgggtggaaagggaaggagagggaagaggagagacgcACAGAGGAAGTGGCGGCAGGCAGCAGATGGCGATGGGAAGGCGCACACGGGGCTGCTTTCGCTTAACACTCTGCACACGCAACTTCCTGTACACACACGGGCTGCACACAGATCGGCAGACAACACAACCAGCACGCACACCCACCGCTCATcctaaatgtacacacacagactctaGATAGCCTTAGGCTTTCAGCACTCCCCaccaggaagacacacacacacacacgcacacgcacacgcacacgcacgcacagtcATGCACAAACATGTAacctcatacacactcacatgctgTCATTCACCGGCAGCCTCTGCCCCCCCGCCCGCCCCTGCCCAGCCCCAACTTGCCTTACCAGCCCAGACCCCCAGTCCTGACTAACGGACAGACACACTACCTCAAAGGAGAGCTCCCATATGTGAATGTGCAGGACACTTGTGTTTACTACGTGACCCACAGGAGGCACGGGAGCAGACACATAGGAGTCACGTGCCGGACCCACTATGGATAACAAGAAGTGCCCAAGCATATGCCGGCACGTGCTCATGTGTGTCTTGGCACGTGTTCTCAGGACTGAGGCATGACTGTCCTCTCTTCCCCACCTGGTGGCGTCAGGATTCCTTGCCTGCAGGGGTCCCACTGAGGCTGACAAGTGTCCACTGGAACTGCTTTCAGAACCTGAGGGCACTGCAGGGGAAGGGTGAGgatggggtaggggtgagggagaagggagacGCTGGGGGGGCTGGCCTTGGGGCCAGGCCCAGGGCAAACTGAGCTCAGAGGTCATCTGGCTTGGCAAAAGACTAGAAGGATGAGGCCCACCTGGCGTGGGGCTGTGGGCGTCGGGCGGTCGGCACCATCTGTGGCCCTGCTGCCTCGGCCTCTAACCACCGGCGTCTGGGTCCATGGCGGGGCCTGAGAGGATGAGGAATGAACGATAGAGAGGTTAGAGCTGGGGGTGGCGGGGGCTGGGGGAGCGGGCTTGGGCTGCCAGCCTCTCATACCACTCAGGCCAGgatcacacatgaacacatgggcCCCCAGAGAACGTatatgcacgtgtacacacacatacacacaggcttGGCACTCGCCTGCACACGCATGTGCCCCTCATGTCCAGTCGCTCTCCTACAAGCCCTACAAGGTTGCATCAGCTCACATACATGCCCACATGGAGATGGAAaagggcagaagcaggcagggtgGGACAGTACAGCTTGGGATAGGTTAGCTCTCCTGGCCCCGGGAGCAAGGGGAGGGGGCAGTTCTCCCCCAGGCTTCCAGCCTCCGGAGACCCAAGACCCCACCAGGCTCTCTGACTTGGCGGCTGGGTGAAGATCCACAGACGTAGCCAAGAGACTTATTGCCCCGCGTGGGGCAGATGCTTACTGTGCGCCAGACACGGTGCTAGCTGGAGAGCGCTAACTCACTGCCTCTTCCAACCTGTCAGAAGGGACCTGTGAGCCCCATTGCCAGGTGAGGAGACCGAGGCTCGGAGGATGGGCAGCTTACTCACCCCAGGTCACAGGGCTTGGGAGTGGTAAGGATGGGGCTCAAGTCCATCTTCCCATCAGGACCTGGGAATGAAGCCACCGGCGGGGCcggcacagaggcaggaaggggctTACCTGTGCGCGACGACCACGGTTCACATAGGTGCACATGGGGTTGTAGGCACCGGTCCCGCACACATACAGATGTGTGCGGTTCCAGGGCTGGATGAGCCTGACGAAGTTCCCACACTCCCCCTGCGGCCAGACAGAAAGCTGTGTGGACGCCCGGCACCCGCCCGGTTCTACCCCTCCCCAGGAGGTCGCTGCCTCACCCTGGTGGTGGGGGGGTTCATTGCACTCACGTTGCCGTCCTTGCCGGACAGTATGCACTCCTCAATGCGCTGTGGGGAGGCTGCCCAATGGATCTGCCAAAGATGGAGGTTAGAGGATGCAGCCTGCTGGCCAGCCCCTGACCCTGGGCTCCATGCCCTTCGCCCTGCCTGCCCCTCTTCCAGGCCAGCCCTTACAATGAGGGGCTCTCGGTTGATGTCATGCAGGTCCAGGGACAGTACGTAGTCCTTGCTGCCCACGTACATGCGGTCATGGTCCTCGTCCTTGAGCAGGATCCTGTAGTCTGTAGTGTTGAGCAGGAAGTTGAAGAAGTGGGCGGTACCTGTGGCCTTAAGTTCTGTGGATGAAGGGCAGGACACCAGTTAGGGCCTTCGAGAGACCTACTCCCTCTGACAGAGAGGCACTGAGGCCACAGCTGTCCCCTCCCAGGGCCTACTTAGCTCCCTGAGAAAGTGGGACATGTGGGCAGGCCGGAGAAGGGGCCACACCCAAGGCCAAACCCTTGATTCACAGGCAGCCCAAGCTAATCCCCATGAAAGGGCCATGGGTGCAAGCCAGGGTGTGTGATGGCATCCGAGTCTGCTCAGGTGGGGGTAGATGTCTCTTCTCAGGGTGGGGCCAGCTTCCCACAGGGGCCCGAAAGGGTTAATGAGCAGGTGGAAGCGGTGGTGGAGGACAGGCTAGAGACGCTGGCTCCGAGCCTGGATACCCTGCCCTCGCCCGAGAGGACCACCAGGCAGAAGGCACAGCTGCTACCCCCCAAGGTCCCCACCTGACCCCAAACAGGCTAGCCAGACACCAAAAAGCCCGAGGGAGCCCTAACAGCCTACAGAACTTCAGTCCGTCGGACCCCATAAGGCTGCTAATGGTGGGACTCGGGGCCTACGTGGAGCTAGCCAGGGGGCATCACCGTGGGAAGGAGGCTCCCCCAGCGATGCTATGTACAGGAGCCCCATGCCAGGGCTGAGGGCAGGTACAGCGGGGCCTTCTGTTCCCCCTTCGGCCTGTATGCAGCAGCCTCGGCTCCCATCCTCAGGACACTAAGGTAAAGCTTTTCCTGGGATGAACGGTAGGAAGCTCAGCCTACGACAGGCCAACGACATGCACAGGACTCCTGGAAGCTTGTGAACCTGTCTTTGGGGGAGCTGCAAGGTCCACTGGGCAGGCCTGTCCCCTGCCCAACCCCAGCTATTTTTAGCTCAGGAGAGAGAAAGTGATGACTGAGGGTCATGGATAAATACTAGCAAGGGGGGGAGCTTAGGTGGCAACATACAGGACACATAcgtggcacacacatgtagcaGGTATGTAAATGTGTCCCGCAACAGATGAGGTACTAGAGCATATATACCCACTCCCTGATTCCACAGCTGGCACCCAACTTCACAGGTGGGGCAACTGAGGGGGAGACCTGGATGAGCGAGGCACCTGGAGAGAGAACAGCTGAGGTCTGACGCCCGGGACACAGCCTGAAGGAGGCACCAGCAGGTGGCTGTCCCTGATCGGCCTGGCTCTGATTCCAACTGGTGTGTGGAGACCCTAGGGTAAGCTAGAGGGACTCTGTCTGAGACCAGCAAGCTGGTCAGGGTACGTAAAGGGGCCGGGCTGGGCTGTGGAGGCAGGATGTCTCTGCCAGTCGCCCGAGAGCCCGAGTCTGGTTCAGGACCTTACTGTTTAGAACTGCAGGGCACAGAGAAGGCTTGCCCTGCTCAGACCTGATTACGTACCAACAAGGGAATATAGGTGATGACCTTGGCCAGCCACTGGGACGCAGGGACGCAGGGATGCCGAAAGATCAAAGGGCCGATCCCTGCCTGGCTACGGCCTCGCCCGCCTGTCCGGCGGCGCCTCTGAAGTCCTgggcagggcagcctgggcacCTGTCCTGCACCTGTTGCTGGGTCACTTGGAGTCTCCTCCTTGGCCACCCAGCCATAGTGACAACAGGAAAGTaaacactcccccacccccagggctggGAAGTGGCCAGAGAGGAAGTGGGGCTGCCAGTGGAGCCCCCCCAGGCTGGGACAGTCTGCCAGAGGTTATTTATACCCTGGCTGGGGGCATGGCCTTGGTTGTGCCCTTATTCATCTTGCTACGCTGGGGGTCACTTCAGGGGcaatggaagagaggagggacACCTTCTAATGTCGCACCCAGGTCAGAAGGGGGAGATTCAGAGAGCTAGCCCCCAGGCCCCCAAGCAGCCATAATCCCAAAGCCTTGTGCTTACACGTCCTTACTCACTCTCGGCCTCATAATCTAGACCCTGCCCTATGCTGTACCAGGGGCCAAGATCCAGGTCCAAACCAGCAATCTGCTCTCAGGGCCTCGCCTCCCTGCGAGAAAGACAACAGACATCCCtgggcaggagaggaaagaaagttctagaaaggagacagaaggctCTCTTTGATCCAACATACACTACCTCCGTATCTCCCTCAGTCTGTCCCTAGGTGGAGGGAGCCTCTCAGCCTTCTCTCCTTGGAGCTCTGTGCTTACATCCAGCCTATAGGTGAGGACATCAGGGTATAGGAAAGGAAAGTGACCGGCAAACTGCATGAAGACTGATGTCCAAAGGTTAGGGAGCCCATGGAAACCAGTCCCGGGGATAGAGACTGCCTGCCAGGATGGAGAGCCGGAAGGTGACTCGTCCTCCATCATCAAGGCAAATGATTCAGGACCTTAGGGACTCCTCTCAGTGGCCTCAGGACATGGCGTCAATGGCTCTGGTATTATAGGACACTCTGGTGTCACAGGACGTGATGCTTTAGTCACCGTGGaaatggtgaggaggaggagagccgTGGGAGGCGATGCAGGTTGGAGACGAGGTACGGAAGGTCAGAGATCCTTGgctgtggctccatttccacaaTGGGCGTTATTGACCGCCCCCCCTGTTGAAATACCCTTGGCTCTCTGAGCTTCATTTTACAGTCTAGAACATTTCATGGGCCTCCTAAATCTGACATCAAGGTGGCCCGGGTGGATCCTGGGAGCTGTTATTCCTTTGGCCTCCCCAACACATCCCTGAAGGGCATTTGTCTCGAGGGGAACCACAGAATGAATGGGTTGAGGTTCCCAGATCTTTTCCTGAGGAAGCAGGCTTCCTTCCAGATGTCACCATTACCTGAAGGACATCCacctcccactcacatcccctaCTACCccccttcctagtgctggggagaCGGGCAAAGAGGGCCACAGGGACGGAAGGGGCTTCCTGTTGACTCAGCCCCAACCTCTGTGTCACCAGCACGTCCCCTAGCCCCATCCAGAAGCACAGCTAAATCTCAGTTCAGCCCACAAAAACGGAGAGGCAAAGATGGTTAGTTCTCCAGGCTCTAGAGAGAATCATGTGTAGGGGGTCTAGCCTTTGCtaacccacagctccagtgcTAATGCCACTCAGCTAGATGTCAGgagaaaacacaaataagaagCCCCACAACTGTCCCACATCCCAAGCAGCAGACAGGAAGACGGTGGTGCTTAGATTATGGAGTAGAATTAACTTCCTGACCTATCCTAACCTGTGTACCACAGGGCAAACGCTCTGGGACTTTCATCTTCTCCTAAGAAGCCTGGTTCAGAGCCAGAAGGGACGCTCAGGCAGGTACCCTTAGCTGACACCTGCAGATCCTGCCAGGTCCAGGAGTCTTAACGGGACTTGGGCCAAAAGGTTCCAGGGGCCCGAGTGCCATCAGCGCAATGTGGTACTGATGCAGACCCAGCCTGGCCATGTCTTCACACCAGTCTTGTGATATAGGCTTTGAGCGTGTCAGGGGAGGGTGGTGGGCTGGGTGCTGTTTCCTGGGAAGAGCCCCACCCCCCTGCTCTCACCCAAGCTGGGCACAGGTTGGGCGGGGTGGCATCCGGGAAGGATTTTCCCGTCATGGGAAGGAAGAGCCTTTTCTGGCATCAGGCACCTCATTTCCGCAGCCGTTCCCAGCTTCCAGACCTCTCCCTGTGGCTGTTAAGACACTGTCCTGGCCCAGCATGGCCTGGCCCAGCTCCAGAGGCAGGAACAATCTTAGTGCCTTCGGGCTTGATCCTGGGGTCTCTGCTTCCTCGTCCTGGGAAGCAATGGTTGATGCCTTACTTTAAAGAAGCCAGTGGGCGTGTCCACAGCCCTCACCAGAGACCCCAAGTGGGCGGGCCTCACACCCTGCTGCCTGTCTCTAGGACACCAGACCTGCTACCAGCCAGGCAGGggctgctgcaggaagaagagcCTCGGAGCAGAGGTAGGGTGCCCGCCCCCTTGGTTACAGCTCCACAAAGCACTCGGCTCTGACTGACAGCGTGACCTCCCCCAAAAGGGCTGGGGATGAGAGAATGATAGACAGGTCCCTGTAGCCCagttctgacctctgacctcctggTGGGCTAGTGGCAACCCTAATCCCTGAGCTGAAGAGAAATGGGATTGGGTGTGAAGGGGCTGCCCGTCTAGATCTTTGTTAGTGCGTCATCCACCAGGAAGACAGGCCTCATGACCTggggagggaaactgaggtagacaggacagacagacagacagatagataatgtatatatctatattacatatatataaagcaGTGACAGTTACGTAAGTGGCGGAGCCCAGGAAATCCCCACTCAGCATTCCCATGGGCTCTAGGGAAGGGTCACCCTTAGCATCTCCCACTCCTCCAAAGCTATGAGGGGCCCCAGAGGAAGGCCTGGGGGCTGGCCTGGCCCCCTGGCTCCCAGCCTAATCCTCTTTTAATGAGCGGCCAGCCGGAAGGCCTCAGCCCCTGGCCACAGCTCTCCAACCCTGGGAGCCCCAGCCAGGCTGGGTTGGGGGCAGGGCATCCCAGAAGCCGTAGTGTGTTCCATCCCCTCGTTCAGCAAGCTTACTCCACTCATACCCAAAGCCAAGACTTCAGCCAGGGACCAGGTCAACTCTGGACCCATCGACAGCAGTGGTACCTGCCCATGCTGCCTCCCTTGGGCACTAATAGATAATGGtatgtaatatatacagtcaaactCAAGTTGGGGCTGGGCAAGGGAGGCTGgtgcccttcttcccagaagtCAGAATGAAGGTTTGGCCTTGGTGAGAAGCTGCACCTCCTTGGGGAGCAGAGCACCCTAAACCACTCTCTGTGCCCATCCCCTTCCTGACCAGGCATTCTAAGAGCCAGAAGCCTTCCCAGGATTCACCGGCACCGCCCCCCCACCAGGCAGGTGAGCCAGGTCGGTGCCAACAAAACCAATTACAGTCGCTCTCACCCAATTAGCAACTAATTATGGCCTCATAGTCCGTTCAACATAATTAACATGTAAATGACTCCGTGTGTTTATATTCAATAACCACTCTGAttgaatttaatttaaatgtctGAACTGGGAACCCAGTTACCGTATTTCACCTACAGTTTGCCACTTCCAGGAAACCTACTCCAGGGGAGAGGGGAGCGG
This window harbors:
- the Sema3f gene encoding semaphorin-3F isoform X1, yielding MLVTGLILWASLLTGAWPATPIQDQLPATPRVRLSFKELKATGTAHFFNFLLNTTDYRILLKDEDHDRMYVGSKDYVLSLDLHDINREPLIIHWAASPQRIEECILSGKDGNGECGNFVRLIQPWNRTHLYVCGTGAYNPMCTYVNRGRRAQAPPWTQTPVVRGRGSRATDGADRPTPTAPRQDYIFYLEPERLESGKGKCPYDPKLDTASALINEELYAGVYIDFMGTDAAIFRTLGKQTAMRTDQYNSRWLNDPSFIHAELIPDSAERNDDKLYFFFRERSAEAPQNPAVYARIGRICLNDDGGHCCLVNKWSTFLKARLVCSVPGEDGIETHFDELQDVFVQQTQDVRNPVIYAVFTSSGSVFRGSAVCVYSMADIRMVFNGPFAHKEGPNYQWMPFSGKMPYPRPGTCPGGTFTPSMKSTKDYPDEVINFMRSHPLMYQAVYPLQRRPLVVRTGAPYRLTTVAVDQVDAADGRYEVLFLGTDRGTVQKVIVLPKDDQEVEELMLEEVEVFKEPAAVKTMTISSKRQQLYVASAVGVTHLSLHRCQAYGAACADCCLARDPYCAWDGQACSRYTASSKRRSRRQDVRHGNPIRQCRGFNSNANKNAIESVQYGVAGSAAFLECQPRSPQATVKWLFQRDPSDRRREIRAEDRFLRTEQGLLLRALQLGDRGLYSCTATENNFKHIVTRVQLHVLGRDAVHAALFPPLAVSVPPPPGAGLPTPPYQELAQLLAQPEVGLIHQYCQGYWRHVPPNPREAPGALRPPEPQDQKKPRNRRHHPPDT
- the Sema3f gene encoding semaphorin-3F isoform X2, with translation MLVTGLILWASLLTGAWPATPIQDQLPATPRVRLSFKELKATGTAHFFNFLLNTTDYRILLKDEDHDRMYVGSKDYVLSLDLHDINREPLIIHWAASPQRIEECILSGKDGNGECGNFVRLIQPWNRTHLYVCGTGAYNPMCTYVNRGRRAQDYIFYLEPERLESGKGKCPYDPKLDTASALINEELYAGVYIDFMGTDAAIFRTLGKQTAMRTDQYNSRWLNDPSFIHAELIPDSAERNDDKLYFFFRERSAEAPQNPAVYARIGRICLNDDGGHCCLVNKWSTFLKARLVCSVPGEDGIETHFDELQDVFVQQTQDVRNPVIYAVFTSSGSVFRGSAVCVYSMADIRMVFNGPFAHKEGPNYQWMPFSGKMPYPRPGTCPGGTFTPSMKSTKDYPDEVINFMRSHPLMYQAVYPLQRRPLVVRTGAPYRLTTVAVDQVDAADGRYEVLFLGTDRGTVQKVIVLPKDDQEVEELMLEEVEVFKEPAAVKTMTISSKRQQLYVASAVGVTHLSLHRCQAYGAACADCCLARDPYCAWDGQACSRYTASSKRRSRRQDVRHGNPIRQCRGFNSNANKNAIESVQYGVAGSAAFLECQPRSPQATVKWLFQRDPSDRRREIRAEDRFLRTEQGLLLRALQLGDRGLYSCTATENNFKHIVTRVQLHVLGRDAVHAALFPPLAVSVPPPPGAGLPTPPYQELAQLLAQPEVGLIHQYCQGYWRHVPPNPREAPGALRPPEPQDQKKPRNRRHHPPDT